One genomic window of bacterium HR11 includes the following:
- the mraZ gene encoding Transcriptional regulator MraZ, with product MERPRTDVFFRGAGWTQFDTAGRMVVPTNFRKRLLEHYGAQVFVTQSFLLEFPHIVIYPLPVWETIEAEIRLQTDIEPQQKMALMYRLNTKGVETELDDKGRILIPSELREYARLSSRVVLVGYFNTIQVWNPDLLEAFQAQVPWTPELVRRIQKISV from the coding sequence ATGGAAAGGCCTCGAACGGACGTGTTTTTTCGGGGCGCCGGGTGGACCCAGTTCGATACCGCCGGCCGGATGGTCGTGCCGACCAACTTCCGCAAGCGCCTCCTAGAGCACTACGGGGCGCAGGTGTTCGTCACTCAGAGTTTCCTGCTCGAATTCCCCCATATCGTCATCTACCCCCTGCCCGTGTGGGAGACCATCGAGGCCGAAATCCGTCTCCAAACCGATATCGAGCCCCAACAAAAGATGGCCCTCATGTACCGCCTGAATACCAAGGGCGTCGAGACGGAGCTGGACGATAAGGGCCGTATCCTGATCCCGTCGGAACTGCGGGAGTATGCCCGTTTGTCGTCCCGGGTCGTCCTCGTCGGATACTTCAACACGATACAGGTCTGGAACCCAGACTTGCTGGAGGCCTTTCAGGCGCAGGTTCCCTGGACGCCCGAGCTGGTCCGGCGGATTCAGAAGATTTCGGTATAG
- the rsmH gene encoding Ribosomal RNA small subunit methyltransferase H produces MFLHQPVLREKVVDYLRPVLGEGSVVIDATVGSGGHAEALLRAGAGRLIAVDRDPEALQRARQRLAEWGDRVTYVHEDFRHILKIALSHAPLGLVDAVLVDLGISMDQLKDPSRGFSFEQEGPLDMRMNPWDAETAERIVNQRSFEELVRIFREYGEEPRAEAVARAIVEARKRGPITTTTQLAEIVRNVVRRRGRTDPATRVFMALRIAVNRELEGLDVFLVDAFHVLRVGGRLAVLAYHSLEDRVVKRIFHRLALPCRCEPQVGVCVCEGQPLGRVLTPKPERPDRAEVRQNPASRSARLRVIEKLAPVRFRDLVYREPKPRVSWPGGVG; encoded by the coding sequence ATGTTTCTGCATCAGCCGGTGTTACGGGAGAAGGTCGTCGACTACCTGCGCCCCGTCCTGGGTGAAGGTTCGGTCGTCATCGACGCGACCGTCGGCTCGGGCGGTCATGCCGAGGCCCTCCTCCGGGCCGGGGCGGGGCGTCTCATCGCCGTCGACCGGGACCCCGAGGCCCTTCAGCGGGCCCGCCAGCGGCTGGCCGAGTGGGGCGACCGGGTCACCTACGTGCACGAAGACTTTCGGCACATCCTGAAAATCGCCTTGTCGCATGCGCCCCTGGGCCTCGTCGACGCCGTCCTGGTCGACCTGGGCATCAGCATGGACCAATTGAAAGACCCGAGTCGGGGCTTCAGCTTCGAGCAGGAAGGCCCCTTAGACATGCGGATGAATCCCTGGGACGCCGAGACGGCCGAGCGGATCGTGAACCAGCGGTCCTTCGAGGAGCTCGTGCGGATCTTTCGAGAGTACGGGGAAGAGCCCCGGGCCGAGGCTGTCGCCCGGGCCATCGTGGAAGCCCGGAAGCGGGGACCCATCACGACGACGACTCAACTGGCCGAGATCGTGCGAAACGTCGTCCGCCGTCGGGGTCGGACGGACCCGGCCACGCGAGTCTTCATGGCCCTGCGGATCGCCGTCAACCGGGAGCTGGAAGGCCTGGATGTTTTCCTCGTCGACGCCTTTCACGTCCTCCGGGTCGGCGGTCGCCTGGCCGTCCTGGCGTATCACAGTCTGGAAGACCGAGTCGTCAAGCGCATCTTTCATCGGCTGGCCCTACCGTGTCGGTGTGAACCCCAGGTTGGGGTTTGTGTGTGTGAAGGTCAACCCCTTGGTAGGGTTTTGACGCCGAAGCCGGAGCGGCCGGATCGAGCGGAAGTCCGGCAGAATCCGGCGTCGCGAAGCGCTCGTCTACGGGTCATCGAGAAGTTGGCGCCCGTCCGGTTTCGGGACCTGGTGTACCGGGAGCCCAAGCCTCGGGTCTCGTGGCCTGGGGGAGTGGGTTAA
- the ftsL gene encoding Cell division protein FtsL yields the protein MARTDRFRAKDVGWVGAGIVLLVMAAYVHVWVSTQIMQKRYTVQALYQQRQELQQVLGSLEAQYRELTALSRVDRLAQGYLHLRLLQPTQVLPHSWPNGAASDRAPASRP from the coding sequence GTGGCGCGAACCGACCGCTTCCGGGCGAAGGACGTAGGCTGGGTGGGGGCGGGCATCGTCCTGCTGGTCATGGCGGCCTACGTTCATGTTTGGGTCTCGACCCAAATCATGCAGAAGCGCTACACCGTCCAGGCCCTGTACCAGCAACGCCAGGAGCTCCAGCAGGTTCTGGGGTCGCTGGAGGCCCAGTACCGGGAGTTGACGGCCCTGTCCCGGGTCGACCGGCTGGCGCAGGGCTATTTGCATCTCCGGCTTCTTCAGCCGACGCAGGTCTTACCCCATTCGTGGCCGAATGGGGCGGCTTCTGATCGAGCCCCGGCGTCTCGGCCCTGA
- the hisZ gene encoding ATP phosphoribosyltransferase regulatory subunit: MALTERRAGTRLLYYIDRVFRLRPGGAIAEFLQVGLEILEPDDRAWETLLEVAVQSLRVLSPTFTLDIAHRALQDQLPSEPWNVAEMAVDPTIVRGRAETLRWMEQWGIGTSEQRARLAAWVERFAPHVVIDLTMSPLFPYYTGWLVEGFVDFLPHEVLRGGEYVIGSTYGMGFAMEFPYDALSPFERSAP, translated from the coding sequence ATGGCCCTGACCGAGCGAAGGGCCGGCACCCGACTCCTGTACTATATCGACCGGGTTTTTCGTCTCCGGCCGGGCGGGGCGATTGCGGAGTTCCTCCAGGTCGGCCTGGAGATCCTGGAGCCGGACGACCGGGCCTGGGAGACCCTCCTGGAGGTCGCCGTCCAGAGCTTGCGGGTCCTGTCGCCCACGTTCACGCTGGACATCGCCCATCGGGCCCTTCAGGACCAGCTCCCGTCGGAGCCCTGGAATGTAGCCGAGATGGCCGTCGACCCGACCATCGTCCGGGGACGGGCCGAGACCCTTCGATGGATGGAGCAATGGGGCATCGGGACGTCTGAACAGCGGGCCCGGTTGGCCGCCTGGGTCGAGCGTTTTGCCCCTCACGTCGTCATCGACCTCACGATGAGCCCCCTGTTTCCGTATTACACGGGCTGGCTCGTAGAAGGCTTCGTGGACTTTCTCCCCCATGAAGTTTTGCGGGGCGGGGAGTACGTCATCGGGTCGACTTACGGGATGGGTTTTGCGATGGAGTTTCCCTATGATGCGCTTAGCCCTTTCGAAAGGTCGGCTCCTTGA
- the murF gene encoding UDP-N-acetylmuramoyl-tripeptide--D-alanyl-D-alanine ligase — protein MWRLGEIAAFTGGSVQQGDPLQAVTAVHIDSRQCTAGSLFVALRGRHDDGHRFVADAVQRGAAAVLVERAVEVPSHVGVVRVPATWTALFRWAAAVRDRLSARVIAVTGSMGKTTTKELIGHLARQVAPTFVSPGNWNSITGVPLSLINYGRGRAYAWWVQEVGINQRGEMARIAALLRPHYPVVLNVGPVHLEAFETVETVADEKTDLVRFMVPGGAILIPGDVPLLRDWVAPKNLWDAPVWTFGETDGDVRLLGATPTPTGVTVEVGFYRDGALEDCWTLTAPIPQPWNARNLLPAVGLARALFCMDRDAVAVALADFRPPAHRGEVYRWKQGWTLLDDSYNANPVAMVQAVRWLAGWPARRRGAIVGDMLELGPDEVAWHRRLAEIVDWSAVDVVVTVGPRMAALADELRSRGIRAEVLHFTTVEDVLPWWAQAWRPGDVWLLKASHAMGFERLVEWARTQFEVEEDPHVVPPV, from the coding sequence ATGTGGAGACTCGGTGAGATCGCCGCCTTCACGGGCGGCTCTGTCCAGCAGGGCGACCCCTTGCAGGCCGTGACGGCCGTTCATATCGACAGTCGCCAGTGCACGGCCGGTAGCCTGTTCGTGGCGCTCCGGGGTCGTCACGACGACGGGCATCGGTTCGTCGCCGACGCCGTCCAGCGGGGGGCCGCGGCCGTCTTGGTCGAGCGGGCCGTCGAGGTCCCCTCGCACGTCGGGGTCGTCCGGGTCCCGGCCACCTGGACGGCCCTGTTCCGGTGGGCCGCCGCCGTCCGGGACCGACTCTCGGCTCGGGTCATCGCCGTCACCGGGAGTATGGGGAAGACGACGACGAAGGAGCTCATCGGTCATCTGGCCCGTCAGGTTGCCCCGACCTTTGTATCACCGGGGAACTGGAATAGCATCACGGGCGTGCCGCTCTCGCTGATCAACTACGGGCGTGGCCGGGCCTACGCCTGGTGGGTCCAGGAAGTCGGCATCAACCAGCGGGGGGAAATGGCCCGGATCGCCGCTCTCCTCCGACCTCACTATCCGGTCGTCCTGAACGTCGGGCCCGTCCATCTGGAGGCCTTCGAGACGGTCGAGACGGTGGCCGATGAGAAGACGGACCTCGTGCGCTTTATGGTCCCCGGCGGGGCGATCCTTATCCCGGGCGACGTCCCGCTCTTGCGGGACTGGGTCGCCCCGAAGAACCTCTGGGACGCCCCGGTGTGGACCTTCGGGGAGACCGACGGAGACGTGCGACTCCTCGGGGCGACGCCCACGCCGACGGGCGTGACCGTCGAGGTCGGCTTCTACCGGGACGGGGCCCTCGAAGACTGCTGGACGCTGACCGCGCCCATCCCCCAGCCTTGGAATGCGCGGAACCTCCTGCCGGCCGTCGGACTCGCCCGGGCGTTATTCTGTATGGACCGCGACGCCGTCGCGGTGGCCTTGGCCGACTTTCGTCCCCCGGCCCACCGAGGGGAAGTCTATCGGTGGAAGCAGGGCTGGACGCTGTTGGACGACAGCTATAACGCCAACCCGGTCGCCATGGTCCAGGCCGTCCGGTGGCTCGCCGGGTGGCCCGCCCGACGGCGGGGGGCCATCGTCGGCGACATGCTCGAGCTGGGTCCCGACGAGGTGGCCTGGCACCGGCGGCTGGCCGAGATAGTCGACTGGTCGGCCGTCGACGTCGTCGTCACCGTGGGGCCTCGCATGGCGGCTTTGGCCGACGAGCTCCGGTCCCGGGGCATCCGGGCCGAGGTCCTGCACTTTACGACCGTCGAGGACGTCCTTCCGTGGTGGGCTCAAGCCTGGCGGCCGGGGGACGTATGGCTCCTGAAGGCGTCCCACGCCATGGGGTTTGAGCGCTTGGTCGAGTGGGCCCGCACGCAGTTTGAGGTCGAGGAAGACCCCCATGTTGTACCTCCTGTTTGA
- the mraY gene encoding Phospho-N-acetylmuramoyl-pentapeptide-transferase has product MLYLLFELLRPWWDTLRVFRYVTVRTALAIVTAMVISFLLGPPLIRRLRQWQWGQYIREEGPKHHQQKAGTPTMGGLLVILAVSVAVLLWADLAEPYPWIALFTLWSFGALGFWDDWAKLRKRRNLGLTGRGKLLAQTAIILVVGLALMYLRHRGMFSTEVWFPFLKWLHPDLGWWYLAFLWLVLAGASNAVNLTDGLDGLAIGSVLFASAALTGFAYVAGHRVFAGYLNILHVPQAAEVVIFGGALMGASIGFLWFNAHPAEVFMGDVGALSLGASLGILSVLIKQELVLVMVGGLFVLEALSVILQVVSFRLRGRRIFRMAPLHHHFELLGWPESKVVVRFWILAFLFALLSLTTLKLR; this is encoded by the coding sequence ATGTTGTACCTCCTGTTTGAACTCCTCCGTCCCTGGTGGGACACCTTACGGGTGTTCCGCTACGTGACCGTCCGGACGGCCCTGGCCATCGTCACGGCCATGGTCATCAGTTTCCTGTTGGGCCCCCCGCTGATCCGGCGTCTGCGTCAGTGGCAGTGGGGCCAGTACATCCGGGAAGAGGGTCCGAAGCACCATCAACAGAAGGCGGGGACGCCCACGATGGGCGGCCTTTTGGTCATCCTGGCCGTCTCAGTGGCCGTCCTCCTGTGGGCAGACCTGGCCGAACCCTACCCCTGGATCGCCCTGTTTACGCTGTGGAGTTTCGGCGCCCTGGGCTTCTGGGACGACTGGGCGAAGCTCCGAAAGCGGCGGAACCTGGGGCTGACGGGCCGTGGGAAATTGCTCGCCCAGACGGCCATCATCCTGGTCGTCGGCTTAGCCCTGATGTACTTGCGGCATCGAGGCATGTTCTCGACCGAGGTGTGGTTCCCCTTTCTGAAGTGGCTCCACCCGGACCTGGGTTGGTGGTACCTGGCCTTTTTGTGGCTTGTCTTGGCTGGAGCCTCCAACGCCGTGAATTTGACGGACGGCCTGGACGGGCTGGCCATCGGGTCCGTCCTCTTTGCGTCGGCGGCCTTGACGGGCTTCGCTTACGTCGCCGGCCATCGGGTCTTTGCGGGGTACCTGAACATCTTGCACGTGCCCCAGGCGGCTGAGGTCGTCATCTTCGGCGGGGCCCTGATGGGGGCCAGTATCGGATTCCTGTGGTTTAATGCCCACCCAGCCGAGGTGTTCATGGGGGATGTGGGCGCTCTGTCGTTGGGGGCATCGCTGGGCATCCTGAGCGTCCTGATCAAGCAGGAGCTGGTCCTGGTGATGGTCGGCGGCTTGTTTGTCCTCGAAGCCCTATCGGTCATCCTGCAGGTCGTTTCCTTTCGGCTCCGGGGCCGGCGCATCTTTCGGATGGCCCCGCTTCATCACCACTTCGAGCTCCTGGGGTGGCCGGAGAGCAAGGTCGTCGTCCGGTTCTGGATCCTCGCCTTTCTGTTTGCCCTGCTGAGCCTGACGACCTTGAAGCTCCGATGA
- the spoVD gene encoding Stage V sporulation protein D, which yields MTGWRLRVLIGFFGVWALVLWGRLIQVQVLERAVWSERAVRQYYTEVHVSVGRGVITDRWGYELAMNRTVYSLYIRPVEVPDLEETLRVLRQYIPFSVDTVREQASERPHFVWVARKRLDAAKAQAIQALDLAGVYVTPEEERVYPQHHLAGALLGWTGIDNQGLSGVEFQYDAWLRGERRPVSVGRDGLQRYFWNDVGVPVAGRGPARLELALDLPAQYMAEKVLAEWVQRTGARRGLVLAMDPWTGEVLVHAQYPFLDPTQYVRYLDEPWAWNFCGGRWTYEPGSTLKPAIGLAALWEDPAIRDQQFYGEQGQIQVLGVTIRDHRPFGWLRFDDVFVYSSNVGAIRVGMTVPPARLYERLRAFGFGRPTGVDAPGERPGLLRPPDQWSRVDPAYLAIGQGIEVTPLQIVRFYAMLANGGFEVTPRLARRFIDPMGQTHVLTRPLGPRRIPADLVRSMTEILEAVVTRGTGQRAQVPGLRIAGKTGTAQKIGPSGTYESGRYIASFVGFFPVEAPRVVLLVMLDEPEGLFYGSEVAAPLFQVVARLLATRWRLAPPVETAGPMPVPVRWSPGVSAGPDRWPDWAGRDLQEVLDWSRQVGVSITMIGQGRRVVRQLPPAGTPLEVRHGIVWVERVSDRQHLLIEAAEARRDDRAYPVPVVYPPHPRDAGRP from the coding sequence ATGACGGGATGGCGGCTTCGTGTACTCATCGGCTTTTTCGGGGTCTGGGCCCTCGTCCTGTGGGGCCGGCTGATCCAGGTCCAGGTCTTGGAGCGGGCAGTATGGAGTGAGCGGGCGGTCCGGCAGTATTACACGGAAGTCCACGTGTCGGTCGGCCGTGGGGTCATCACGGACCGATGGGGCTATGAGCTGGCGATGAATCGGACGGTTTACAGCCTGTATATTCGGCCCGTGGAGGTGCCGGACCTGGAGGAGACGCTGAGGGTTCTCCGGCAGTACATTCCCTTCTCGGTCGATACCGTTCGCGAGCAGGCGTCCGAGCGGCCTCACTTCGTTTGGGTGGCTCGGAAGCGTCTCGATGCGGCCAAGGCCCAGGCGATCCAGGCCCTGGACCTGGCGGGCGTTTACGTCACGCCGGAAGAGGAGCGGGTGTATCCCCAGCACCACTTGGCCGGGGCCTTGCTGGGATGGACCGGCATCGACAATCAGGGCCTGAGCGGGGTCGAATTTCAATACGATGCTTGGCTCCGGGGCGAGCGGCGGCCCGTGTCGGTCGGTCGGGACGGGCTTCAGCGGTACTTCTGGAATGACGTCGGCGTCCCGGTCGCCGGCCGGGGACCAGCCCGGTTGGAGCTGGCCCTGGACCTTCCCGCTCAGTACATGGCTGAGAAGGTCCTGGCCGAGTGGGTCCAGCGGACGGGGGCCCGACGGGGCCTGGTCTTGGCGATGGACCCCTGGACGGGCGAGGTCCTGGTCCATGCCCAGTATCCCTTCTTGGACCCGACCCAGTATGTTCGTTACCTGGACGAGCCCTGGGCCTGGAATTTCTGTGGAGGCCGGTGGACCTATGAGCCGGGTTCGACCCTCAAGCCGGCCATCGGCTTGGCGGCCTTGTGGGAAGATCCGGCGATTCGAGACCAGCAATTTTATGGAGAGCAAGGCCAGATTCAGGTCCTGGGCGTAACGATTCGGGACCACCGCCCCTTTGGATGGCTCCGGTTTGACGACGTCTTCGTTTACTCCAGCAACGTGGGTGCCATTCGGGTCGGGATGACGGTGCCGCCGGCCCGTTTATATGAACGTCTGCGGGCCTTTGGATTCGGTCGGCCCACGGGCGTGGATGCCCCGGGGGAGCGGCCGGGTCTGTTACGTCCCCCCGACCAGTGGTCCCGGGTCGACCCGGCCTATCTGGCCATCGGCCAGGGCATCGAGGTCACGCCTCTGCAGATCGTTCGTTTTTACGCCATGCTGGCCAACGGAGGCTTCGAGGTCACGCCGCGTTTGGCGCGGCGCTTCATCGACCCGATGGGCCAGACCCACGTCCTCACCCGACCGTTGGGGCCGCGTCGGATTCCGGCCGACCTGGTCCGCTCGATGACGGAGATCCTGGAGGCCGTCGTGACGCGGGGGACGGGCCAGCGGGCGCAAGTCCCGGGCCTTCGGATTGCGGGCAAGACGGGCACAGCTCAGAAGATCGGTCCGAGTGGGACCTACGAGAGCGGCCGGTACATTGCCTCCTTTGTGGGTTTTTTCCCGGTCGAGGCGCCCCGGGTCGTTCTACTGGTCATGTTAGACGAACCCGAGGGGCTTTTTTACGGGTCCGAGGTGGCGGCGCCCCTATTCCAGGTCGTGGCCCGTCTCTTAGCGACCCGATGGCGACTGGCGCCGCCGGTCGAGACGGCGGGTCCGATGCCGGTGCCGGTCCGGTGGTCGCCCGGCGTGTCGGCGGGACCGGACCGTTGGCCGGATTGGGCCGGTCGGGACTTACAGGAAGTCCTGGACTGGTCCCGTCAGGTCGGCGTTTCCATTACAATGATCGGGCAGGGTCGCCGGGTCGTCCGTCAGCTTCCCCCGGCGGGGACCCCCCTGGAAGTCCGGCACGGGATCGTATGGGTCGAACGCGTAAGCGATCGGCAGCATCTCCTCATAGAGGCGGCCGAGGCACGTAGGGATGACCGAGCCTACCCGGTACCCGTTGTCTATCCCCCTCATCCACGAGACGCTGGCCGACCTTAG
- the murE gene encoding UDP-N-acetylmuramoyl-L-alanyl-D-glutamate--2, 6-diaminopimelate ligase: protein MEAALHVTTDSRRVQVASLFVALRGRQTDGHVWIPDAVRRGAVGVVGEDPTWVEWFRTQAPSIPYWVVRAARPAAARLTRVLYGPALDRLVVMAVTGTKGKTTTVHWVQDALRRLGVPCARVGTLGMDPDVGLWTGLTTPEAPDLGEYAHHLVRQGISHMAIEASSIGLDQYRIDGLRVTVAAFTNLGHDHLDYHGDMEAYYRAKLRLFDEDYWGLRHVVLHTDDPFGRAILRDRAFRRATVVTVGTCGDPTTACEHTIHGVVRSSGLWGARGVLWGPGLEKPLEWSIRLSGSYNISNFLVAWAMAASVLPADRWPDLVEAMAAFSGAPGRMERLEFPDGRVVVIDYAHTPESLELVLQHLRPQVPGRLIVLFGCGGERDVTKRPRMGAVAARYADFVILTDDNPRREDPQRIVADIEAGLRAVPGAPPWSVIHDRRTAVHTGLAMLRPGDCLLLAGKGHEDYQIYGTTKVSYSDRQTVLEWMIDHVETR, encoded by the coding sequence ATGGAAGCCGCCCTGCATGTCACGACGGACTCTCGGCGGGTTCAGGTGGCGAGCCTCTTTGTCGCCTTACGGGGCCGCCAGACAGATGGCCACGTCTGGATTCCGGACGCCGTCCGAAGGGGCGCCGTCGGGGTCGTCGGGGAGGACCCCACGTGGGTCGAGTGGTTTCGGACCCAAGCCCCTTCGATCCCCTATTGGGTCGTCCGGGCGGCTCGACCGGCGGCCGCCCGACTCACGCGAGTCCTCTACGGGCCGGCCCTGGACCGCCTGGTCGTGATGGCCGTGACCGGCACGAAGGGCAAGACGACGACCGTCCACTGGGTCCAGGACGCCCTCCGTCGGCTGGGCGTGCCCTGTGCCCGGGTCGGGACGCTGGGGATGGACCCCGACGTCGGCCTCTGGACCGGCTTGACGACTCCAGAGGCACCCGACCTGGGCGAGTATGCTCATCACTTGGTCCGTCAAGGCATTTCCCACATGGCTATCGAGGCGTCTTCCATCGGCCTGGACCAGTACCGGATCGACGGTCTCCGGGTGACGGTGGCGGCCTTTACGAACCTGGGCCACGACCATTTGGATTATCACGGAGACATGGAGGCCTACTATCGGGCCAAGCTTCGGCTCTTTGATGAGGACTACTGGGGCCTTCGGCATGTCGTCCTTCATACGGACGACCCCTTCGGGCGGGCGATCCTCCGGGACCGGGCTTTCCGTCGAGCGACTGTAGTGACTGTCGGGACGTGCGGAGATCCGACGACGGCGTGTGAGCATACGATCCACGGTGTCGTCCGGTCCAGCGGTCTCTGGGGTGCCCGGGGCGTGCTTTGGGGGCCCGGTCTGGAGAAGCCCCTGGAGTGGTCGATCCGCTTGAGCGGGTCGTACAACATATCGAATTTCCTGGTCGCCTGGGCGATGGCGGCCAGCGTCCTGCCGGCCGACCGTTGGCCCGACCTCGTGGAGGCGATGGCGGCCTTCTCGGGTGCCCCGGGTCGGATGGAACGTCTGGAGTTCCCCGACGGCCGGGTCGTCGTCATCGACTATGCCCACACGCCCGAGTCGCTGGAGCTGGTCCTCCAGCACCTGCGACCGCAGGTCCCGGGTCGGCTGATCGTCCTGTTCGGATGCGGCGGGGAACGGGACGTCACCAAACGCCCCCGGATGGGAGCCGTCGCCGCCCGCTACGCCGACTTCGTCATCCTGACCGACGACAACCCCCGCCGGGAGGACCCCCAGCGCATCGTGGCCGACATCGAGGCCGGCCTCCGGGCTGTCCCGGGGGCACCGCCCTGGTCGGTCATCCACGATCGACGGACGGCCGTCCACACGGGGCTGGCCATGCTACGACCGGGGGACTGCTTGCTCTTAGCGGGAAAGGGGCACGAGGACTACCAGATTTATGGGACGACCAAGGTCTCCTACTCGGACCGGCAGACGGTCCTCGAGTGGATGATCGACCATGTGGAGACTCGGTGA